Proteins encoded by one window of Bos indicus x Bos taurus breed Angus x Brahman F1 hybrid chromosome 12, Bos_hybrid_MaternalHap_v2.0, whole genome shotgun sequence:
- the ZIC2 gene encoding zinc finger protein ZIC 2: MLLDAGPQFPAIGVGSFARHHHHSAAAAAAAAAEMQDRELSLAAAQNGFVDSAAAHMGAFKLNPGAHELSPGQSSAFTSQGPGAYPGSAAAAAAAAALGPHAAHVGSYSGPPFNSTRDFLFRSRGFGDSAPGGGQHGLFGPGAGGLHHAHSDAQGHLLFPGLPEQHGPHGSQNVLNGQMRLGLPGEVFGRSEQYRQVASPRTDPYSAAQLHNQYGPMNMNMGMNMAAAAAHHHHHHHHPGAFFRYMRQQCIKQELICKWIDPEQLSNPKKSCNKTFSTMHELVTHVSVEHVGGPEQSNHVCFWEECPREGKPFKAKYKLVNHIRVHTGEKPFPCPFPGCGKVFARSENLKIHKRTHTGEKPFQCEFEGCDRRFANSSDRKKHMHVHTSDKPYLCKMCDKSYTHPSSLRKHMKVHESSPQGSESSPAASSGYESSTPPGLVSPSAEPQSSSTLSPAAAAAAAAAAAAAAVSAVHRSGGAGGSSGGGGGGGGGGGAGGGGGGGSSGGGSGTAGGHGGLSSNFNEWYV; encoded by the exons ATGCTCCTGGACGCGGGGCCGCAGTTCCCGGCCATCGGGGTGGGCAGCTTCGCGCGCCACCATCACCACTCGGCTGCGGCGGCGGCCGCCGCGGCCGCGGAGATGCAAGACCGCGAACTGAGCCTGGCGGCGGCGCAGAACGGCTTCGTGGACTCAGCGGCTGCTCACATGGGCGCCTTCAAGCTCAACCCGGGGGCGCACGAGTTGTCCCCGGGCCAGAGCTCGGCGTTCACGTCGCAGGGCCCCGGCGCCTACCCCGGGTCTGCAGCGGCCGCCGCGGCAGCCGCCGCGCTCGGGCCGCACGCCGCGCATGTCGGCTCCTACTCCGGGCCACCCTTTAACTCCACCCGGGACTTCCTGTTCCGCAGCCGCGGCTTTGGCGACTCGGCGCCCGGCGGCGGGCAGCACGGGCTGTTCGGGCCGGGGGCCGGCGGCCTGCACCACGCGCACTCGGACGCGCAGGGCCACCTCCTCTTCCCCGGCCTCCCGGAGCAGCACGGGCCGCACGGCTCGCAGAATGTGCTCAACGGGCAGATGCGCCTCGGGCTGCCCGGCGAGGTGTTCGGGCGCTCGGAGCAGTACCGCCAGGTGGCCAGCCCGCGGACCGACCCCTACTCGGCGGCGCAGCTCCACAACCAGTACGGCCCCATGAATATGAACATGGGGATGAACATGGCAGCGGCCGCggcccaccatcaccaccaccaccatcaccctggtGCCTTTTTCCGCTACATGCGGCAGCAGTGCATCAAGCAAGAGCTCATCTGCAAGTGGATCGACCCCGAGCAGCTGAGTAACCCGAAGAAGAGCTGCAACAAAACTTTCAGCACCATGCACGAGCTGGTGACCCACGTCTCGGTGGAGCACGTCGGCGGCCCGGAGCAGAGCAACCACGTCTGCTTCTGGGAGGAGTGTCCGCGCGAGGGCAAACCTTTCAAGGCCAAATACAAACTGGTCAACCACATCCGCGTGCACACCGGCGAGAAGCCTTTCCCCTGCCCCTTCCCGGGCTGCGGCAAGGTCTTCGCGCGCTCTGAGAACCTAAAGATCCACAAAAGGACCCACACAG GGGAGAAGCCCTTCCAGTGTGAGTTCGAGGGCTGTGACCGGCGCTTCGCCAACAGCAGCGACAGGAAGAAGCACATGCACGTGCACACCTCGGATAAGCCCTATCTGTGCAAGATGTGTGACAAGTCGTACACGCACCCCAGCTCTCTGCGGAAACACATGAAG GTCCATGAGTCCTCCCCGCAGGGCTCCGAGTCGTCCCCGGCCGCCAGCTCCGGCTACGAGTCGTCCACGCCCCCGGGGCTGGTGTCGCCCAGCGCCGAGCCCCAGAGCAGTTCCACTCTCTCcccggcggcggcagcggctgcagcagcggctgcggcggcggcggccgtgTCCGCGGTGCACCGGAGTGGAGGCGCGGGCGGCAGCTCTGGTGGAGGCGGcgggggaggcggcggcggcggggcgggcgggggcggcggcggcggcagctccGGCGGGGGCAGCGGGACAGCCGGGGGCCACGGCGGCCTGTCCTCCAACTTCAATGAATGGTACGTGTGA